The proteins below come from a single Cryptococcus gattii WM276 chromosome D, complete sequence genomic window:
- a CDS encoding exo-beta-1,3-glucanase (Similar to TIGR gene model, INSD accession AAW46508.1) → MRRSSYGPVANQDLSPDLNVSPNLDRNSSFLDPEANNLLGRPTSEYAPAPSLMSRDSTAASMNLLGGTPSLAGTHRDSWGSGLELTGAEGTNGGNRNPGRSGLAHSAVPYASGERLSTSDEDDEQGHITPAVAAIGTGAAARGTSEKPKWAEYEPSKGKKNRRWLWAALAALLIIAIGLGVGLGVGLTRNKDNKVLAASAGGEHSSSSAPSKTSSGSGSTGTASSSSATASATPTTGTQGSLITLEDGSTMTYDNPYGGKWVWDEANPFNNEAQANSWTPALNQNWTWGQDKVFGVNLGGWLVIEPFIVPGLYEKYANGSAGTAIDEYTLSINMGDNLTAALTEHYETFITERDFVEIVAAGLNWVRIPIPFFAIEVWEGEPYLPKVQWQYVLKAIKWARKYGIRVNLDLHSVPGSQNGWNHSGRQGSVNWMNGAMGLANAQRSLDYIRTLAQFIAQPEYAPVIQMFGFLNEPNGNAISKSPIGSFYIQAHNIIREITGIGAGKGPMLSMHDGFLGVTQWYGDLAGADRMMLDQHTYMVFQDQPQGDLDALKVMPCQWWASSTNTTSQQWGPNTAGEWSAAWNDCGLWVNNVGSGSRYDGSYDGYATKVTGSCTYWNDYTQWNQSTIDALNHFVSGSMDALQNFFFWTWKIGNSTGAIQEVNPFWHYRLGLAKGWIPKDPRTAAGTCQGDGVALNNFDGTYSNAYVTGGSGAGTIAASASSSYPWPPASFTNVAANSMSLLAQYTQTGTPITMPGPTFTSPGSTATLNAGNGWFNADAGDKQAYAAVSGCTYPPEYSAADLAISTGACGAGLTQANKRFAEPTPAPSPTR, encoded by the exons ATGCGGCGCTCATCTTATGGCCCAGTGGCGAACCAAGACCTCTCCCCAGACCTCAATGTCTCCCCTAACCTCGACCGTAATTCCAGCTTTCTCGACCCAGAAGCAAATAACCTTCTTGGAAGGCCCACGTCCGAATATGCTCCGGCACCGTCGCTCATGAGCCGTGATTCTACAGCAGCAAGCATGAATCTTCTGGGGGGAACACCATCTCTGGCTGGCACACATAGGGATAGTTGGGGCAGTGGATTAGAACTGACTGGTGCTGAAGGAACCAACGGT GGTAATCGTAACCCAGGTCGATCTGGCCTTGCCCATTCAGCTGTTCCTTATGCAAGCGGCGAACGATTATCCACTAGcgatgaggatgacgaGCAGGGCCATATCACTCCCGCCGTCGCGGCCATTGGGACAGGAGCAGCAGCACGAGGGACCAGTGAAAAGCCAAAATGGGCAGAGTACGAGCCTAgcaagggaaagaagaacAGGAGATGGCTGTGGGCAGCTTTGGCAGCTTTGCTGATTATTGCCATCGGCCTCGGTGTTGGCCTTGGTGTCGG CCTCACTCGAAACAAGGACAACAAAGTCTTGGCCGCTTCTGCTGGTGGCGAAcattcttcatcatccGCTCCATCGAAAACATCTTCGGGATCAGGATCAACGGGAACTGCATCGAGTAGCAGCGCGACTGCGTCTGCTACCCCAACCACCGGCACTCAAGGTTCCCTCATCACCTTGGAAGACGGTTCCACGATGACTTATGACAACCCCTACGGTGGCAAGTGGGTATGGGACGAGGCCAACCCGTTTAAC AATGAAGCCCAGGCCAACTCTTGGACACCAGCGCTCAATCAAAACTGGACATGGGGTCAAGATAAAGTCTTTGGTGTTAATCTCGGTGGTTGGCTTGTTATTG AGCCCTTCATCGTTCCCGGCCTTTACGAAAAGTATGCCAACGGCTCTGCTGGCACTGCTATCGATGAATACACTCTTTCTATCAATATGGGTGACAACCTTACTGCTGCACTTACCGAACACTACGAGACATTCATTACCGAG CGTGACTTTGTTGAAATCGTCGCTGCTGGTCTCAACTGGGTGCGAATCCCTATTCCCTTCTTTGCTATTGAGGTCTGGGAGGGTGAGCCTTATCTGCCCAAGGTTCAATGGCAGTACGTTTTGAAAGCTATCAAATGGGCCAGGAAGTATGGAATAAGGGTTAACCTTGACCTTCACTCTGTTCCCGGTTCTCAAA ACGGCTGGAACCACTCTGGTCGCCAGGGGTCTGTCAACTGGATGAACGGTGCCATGGGTCTTGCCAACGCTCAACGATCTCTCGACTACATCCGTACCCTTGCTCAGTTCATTGCTCAGCCCGAGTACGCTCCTGTTATCCAGATGTTTGGATTCCTTAATGAGCCCAACGGCAATGCTATCAGCAAAAGCCCAATCGGCTCCTTTTACATTCAGGCTCACAACATCATTCGTGAAATTACTGGTATCGGTGCCGGCAAGGGTCCTATGCTATCGATGCACGATGGATTTTTGGGAGTTACTCAGTGGTACGGCGATCTTGCTGGCGCTGACCGTATGATGCTCGACCAACATACCTACATGGTCTTCCAGGACCAGCCTCAGGGCGATCTTGACGCTCTTAAAGTGATGCCTTGCCAGTGGTGGGCGTCATCCACCAACACCACCTCCCAGCAATGGGGTCCCAATACCGCCGGTGAATGGTCTGCTGCCTGGAATGATTGTGGCCTCTGGGTGAACAATGTCGGAAGTGGATCGAGATACGATGGATCTTATGACGGTTATGCGACCAAGGTGACCGGCAGCTGTACCTATTGGAACGACTATACGCAGTGGAACCAAAGTACCATCGATGCGTTGAACCACTTTGTCTCTGGTAGTATGGATGCTTTGCAG AACTTTTTCTTTTGGACTTGGAAGATTGGAAACAGTACCGGTGCTATTCAGGAGGTCAACCCATTCTGGCACTACCGTCTTGGTCTTGCGAAGGGATGGATCCCCAAAG ACCCTCGAACGGCTGCTGGTACCTGTCAGGGAGACGGTGTGGCGCTGAACAACTTTGACGGAACGTACTCCAATGCCTACGTGACTGGTGGT TCCGGTGCCGGTACCATTGCCGCATCCGCATCATCTTCCTACCCCTGGCCTCCTGCGTCATTCACCAATGTCGCCGCCAACTCCATGTCTCTTCTTGCTCAATATACTCAGACCGGTACTCCTATTACCATGCCTGGACCTACCTTTACCTCTCCCGGGTCTACTGCCACCTTGAATGCGGGTAACGGATGGTTCAACGCGGACGCTGGTGATAAGCAGGCGTACGCCGCTGTCAGCGGGTGTACCTATCCTCCAGAGTATTCTGCGGCTGATTTGGCTATTTCAACGGGTGCTTGCGGTGCGGGGTTGACCCAGGCGAACAAGAGGTTCGCTGAGCCTACTCCTGCCCCTTCTCCTACAAGATGA
- a CDS encoding uncharacterized protein (Similar to TIGR gene model, INSD accession AAW46507.1) produces MAHRTSNRSPSGLNRRPTDRSTPQSGSMQTASSPVQSTFGGRIYAAPEEDRGLIMRDRSERDRGEKDWADEKGNSMGKTRGMDVGVTRPKRRLSSLPNLLVSPPLHRAMSSTSVSSPPQSPIGQPGHNPYHSLQQQTFHNQKAHGSSTANNYSSYRSNPPKLDDKVGMVGYATAMAAASREREGPPSLWGIELKWISLITLALQNAFLTIIMHYSRISTAPNRTYSAAAAVLLNELLKGGISVFIALKRIDNEMIASPPPPVYSEKLDDKDFDRRSGQKLPSIIHPTRLQALSKAIFSPDCYKLSVPAILYVIQNNLQYVAASNLDVATFQVTYQMKILTTAFFSVLLLRKRLSRTKWASLVLLAVGVGIVQIQSSSAPATSHHTHVDVSHEHQLRSEIPVPDEPIMSPERVMHPVRGFVAVTLACMTSGLAGVYFEFILKSSSGSSAPDLWVRNTQLSLFSLVPALVPIIINPSGPDGVGYFSKVLSCFENFNGWAVGTVLTQTFGGLITALVIRYSDNIMKGFATSLSIIISFLASVALFSYPITLSFIVGASIVLFATYTYNSPAPPVSSTRKEIAVPGSPISTSAPILGEPEKPSRASSVINLLGLGSNHGSRKPSISDIKSYASSQLSLSSYPVSASASAPGTPAMNSHDYAGSGRSSPAGIQGGHGGSGAGFGRGSVGDKVRPILSLDIDRKHG; encoded by the exons ATGGCCCATCGAACCAGCAATCGATCTCCATCGGGGTTGAATCGCCGCCCGACAGACCGATCTACTCCTCAATCCGGGTCTATGCAAACTGCATCCTCGCCCGTACAATCAACATTTGGAGGACGGATATATGCTGCTCCAGAGGAGGACCGAGGGCTGATAATGAGAGATCGAAGCGAAAGAGATCGGGGAGAAAAGGATTGGGCTGATGAGAAGGGGAATAGCATGGGGAAGACGCGGGGTATGGATGTGGGAGTAACCCGGCCTAAAAGGAGGCTAAGTAG TCTTCCCAATCTCCTCGTCTCGCCCCCGCTTCACAGAGCCATGTCCTCAACCTCTGTCAGCTCTCCGCCTCAGTCGCCCATAGGTCAGCCAGGGCATAATCCATACCACTCTCTCCAGCAGCAGACATTCCATAACCAGAAGGCCCATGGATCGTCTACTGCGAACAATTATTCTTCTTACCGGAGTAATCCGCCAAAATTGGACGACAAGGTGGGCATGGTTGGGTATGCGACTGCCATGGCCGCCGCTAGcagagaaagagaagggCCGCCTTCTCTTTGGGGAATAGAACTCAAGTGGATCTC ACTGATCACACTCGCTCTTCAAAACGCCTTCCTCACTATCATCATGCACTATTCACGGATATCTACCGCTCCCAACCGCACATATTCCGCTGCTGCCGCAGTGTTGCTCAACGAACTTCTCAAAGGTGGCATTTCAGTTTTTATTGCTCTCAAACGTATCGACAATGAGATGATTgcatctcctcctcctccggTCTACTCAGAGAAGCTTGACGACAAGGATTTCGACAGGCGATCTGGTCAAAAACTTCCTTCGATTATTCACCCCACGAGACTGCAAGCTCTATCGAAGGCGATATTCTCACCCGACTGCTATAAGCTTTCTGTCCCTGCCATCCTATATGTCATCCAAAACAATCTCCAATACGTCGCTGCGTCAAATCTCGACGTCGCAACTTTCCAGGTCACGTACCAGATGAAGATCCTTACGACGGCGTTTTTTTCAGTGCTCTTGTTACGGAAACGACTCTCTCGAACTAAATGGGCCTCCTTGGTTCTCCTGGCCGTCGGTGTTGGTATTGTTCAGATccaatcttcttcagcaCCTGCTACGTCTCACCACACCCACGTCGATGTCAGCCACGAACATCAGTTGCGATCGGAAATTCCGGTCCCTGATGAGCCCATCATGTCTCCTGAAAGAGTGATGCATCCTGTCAGGGGATTCGTTGCTGTTACGCTTGCGTGCATGACTTCAGGTCTTGCGGGCGTGTACTTTGAATTTATCCTGAAATCATCGTCTGGGTCCAGTGCACCTGATTTGTGGGTAAGAAACACCCAATTGTCCTTATTCTCCCTTGTCCCTGCGTTAGTACCTATTATCATCAACCCTTCGGGACCGGATGGCGTGGGTTATTTTTCAAAAGTGTTGTCTTGCTTCGAGAACTTCAATGGATGGGCTGTCGGTACAGTGTTGACTCAGACATTTGGTGGTCTGATCACTGCGTTGGTCATCAGATATAGCGATAACATCAT GAAAGGATTTGCTACATCACTTTCCATTatcatctctttccttGCCTCGGTCGCTCTTTTCTCCTATCCCATCACTCTTAGTTTCATCGTCGGTGCTTCTATCGTTCTTTTCGCTACCTATACATACAACAGCCCCGCTCCACCTGTCTCTTCTACTCGCAAAGAAATCGCTGTACCGGGCTCGCCTATCTCCACTTCTGCACCCATATTGGGTGAACCTGAAAAGCCTAGCCGTGCATCAAGTGTAATCAACTTGCTTGGCTTGGGATCCAATCATGGGTCTAGAAAACCCAGCATTTCAGACATCAAATCATATGCCTCTAGTCAGTTGAGCTTATCGTCATACCCTGTTTCTGCCTCTGCATCAGCACCCGGTACACCGGCAATGAACAGCCACGATTATGCGGGCAGCGGAAGGAGTAGCCCTGCTGGTATACAGGGGGGTCATGGTGGATCTGGAGCTGGATTCGGTCGGGGAAGTGTGGGGGATAAGGTCAGGCCAATCTTGAGTTTGGATATTGATAGAAAACATGGTTGA